AAAATAAATTAAGCAAAGTACATAATGCTTAAAAAATAATTACAGCAAGATTACAGCATAGATGCACACATCCTGGAAATACATCAAACCAACCACCCAGCAAACAAAAAACTAGAAACAAAACCCCATACAACCATCTAAAAACAACGAACAAGCAAAGGGGAGAACGTAAAACAAAATTGACGAACCCCCCCACCCCTTCACTTCCACTGGAAACAAACATAAACTATATTTTGATAAAGTAATATATCTATATATAGATAATTATACAAAAAATCTGCTAAGAATGCATATTATGTTGCGGCTGCATAGCTATATTTTGTATAATTATCTATATATTAAGAATTAAAAATACTTAATTCTTATCTAATCTCGTGCTCCAGTGGAAATAGAGGGGTGGGGGTCTCCTGCTGTTTTGCTATGGGGGTTGCGGGTTGAGGTATTTTTGTTCGAAGGCTTTTTGTAGGTCTATTGAGAGTAGGTTCGCTATTGATGCCAGCCACGCTAGTGTGTCTGCTATCTCTTCCTCCTGTGCTTTAGTGTTTTGGCTTAGTATTGCCTCTGCTAGCTCCCCTACCTCCTCTATGAACCAAGTGAACGTTG
This portion of the Zestosphaera sp. genome encodes:
- a CDS encoding MazG nucleotide pyrophosphohydrolase domain-containing protein yields the protein MKVGEMNHQVTLKEVQDLMRKHYLQRDQARGLYATFTWFIEEVGELAEAILSQNTKAQEEEIADTLAWLASIANLLSIDLQKAFEQKYLNPQPP